A section of the Mycolicibacterium anyangense genome encodes:
- the kstR gene encoding cholesterol catabolism transcriptional regulator KstR, which produces MSSPAQKSSAGSGSQPREVMPVSVLAESELGSEAQRERRKRILDATMAIASKGGYEAVQMRAVADRADVAVGTLYRYFPSKVHLLVSALAREFERIDNKTDRSAMTGGTPFQRLNFMVGKLNRAMQRNPLLTEAMTRAYVFADASAAGEVDHVEKIIDSMFARAMSDGEPTEDQYHIARVISDVWLSNLLAWLTRRASATDVSKRLDLAVRLLIGDDGSA; this is translated from the coding sequence ATGTCATCGCCCGCGCAGAAGTCGTCGGCCGGTTCCGGGTCGCAGCCGCGCGAGGTCATGCCGGTGTCGGTTCTCGCCGAGTCCGAACTGGGTTCCGAAGCCCAGCGCGAACGCCGCAAGCGGATCCTGGACGCCACCATGGCCATCGCCTCCAAGGGCGGTTACGAGGCGGTGCAGATGCGGGCGGTCGCCGACCGCGCCGATGTCGCGGTGGGCACGCTCTACCGTTACTTCCCCTCGAAGGTGCACCTGCTGGTCTCGGCCCTGGCCCGCGAGTTCGAGCGGATCGACAACAAGACCGACCGCAGCGCGATGACCGGTGGCACACCGTTCCAGCGGCTCAACTTCATGGTGGGCAAGCTGAACCGGGCGATGCAGCGCAACCCGCTGCTGACCGAGGCGATGACCCGGGCTTATGTGTTCGCCGACGCCTCCGCCGCCGGTGAGGTTGATCACGTCGAGAAGATCATCGACAGCATGTTCGCCCGGGCGATGAGTGACGGTGAGCCGACCGAAGACCAGTACCACATCGCCCGGGTCATCTCCGATGTCTGGCTGTCGAATCTGCTTGCCTGGCTGACGCGCCGGGCTTCGGCCACCGATGTCAGCAAACGTCTGGATCTGGCGGTGCGCCTGCTGATCGGCGACGACGGATCCGCCTAG
- the rpmG gene encoding 50S ribosomal protein L33, translating into MARNDIRPKIKLRSTAGTGYTYVTRKNRRNDPDRLVLKKYDPIVRRHVDFKEER; encoded by the coding sequence ATGGCGCGCAACGACATTCGTCCCAAGATCAAGCTGCGGTCGACGGCCGGAACCGGGTACACCTACGTCACCCGCAAGAATCGCCGCAACGACCCGGACCGGCTGGTGCTCAAGAAGTACGACCCCATAGTCCGGCGGCACGTCGACTTCAAGGAGGAACGCTGA
- a CDS encoding metal ABC transporter ATP-binding protein, whose amino-acid sequence MAAEVVSLTGARLAFGDRVLWDHLDLTVSAGEFIAILGPNGTGKTSLLKVLLGQLPLTAGTATIQGSPIEAGSEKIGYVPQHRAVDRGLSLRGRDLVQLGIDGHRWGAAPLSRAARHHRREAVERALAQVHALKLAKVAVGVMSGGELQRVRIAQALASDPVLLLCDEPLLNLDPANARLVAQLIDRRRRSGTAVLFVTHEVNPVLPYVDRVIYLVDGRFRIGTVAEVMTSETLSELYRADIQVVQVGNRYVVVGEHFDHSGHAQGHTHE is encoded by the coding sequence GTGGCTGCCGAGGTCGTTTCGCTGACCGGTGCCCGGTTGGCCTTCGGCGACCGGGTGCTGTGGGACCACCTCGACCTGACGGTGTCGGCCGGTGAGTTCATCGCCATCCTGGGTCCGAACGGAACAGGTAAGACGTCACTGCTCAAGGTCCTGCTCGGCCAGCTGCCGCTGACCGCGGGCACCGCGACGATCCAGGGAAGCCCGATCGAAGCAGGCAGCGAGAAGATCGGCTACGTGCCCCAGCACCGGGCCGTCGACCGTGGGCTGAGCCTGCGCGGACGTGACCTGGTACAGCTGGGTATCGACGGACACCGCTGGGGAGCGGCCCCGCTCAGCCGCGCCGCACGCCACCACCGCCGGGAGGCCGTCGAGCGGGCGCTGGCCCAGGTTCACGCGCTGAAGCTGGCGAAAGTGGCCGTCGGCGTGATGTCCGGTGGCGAGCTGCAGCGGGTTCGCATCGCCCAGGCACTGGCCAGCGACCCGGTGCTGCTGCTGTGCGACGAGCCGCTGCTGAACCTCGACCCCGCCAATGCCCGCCTGGTCGCCCAGCTCATCGACCGTCGCAGGCGGTCCGGGACCGCGGTGCTGTTCGTGACCCACGAGGTCAATCCGGTGCTGCCCTACGTCGACCGGGTCATCTATCTGGTCGACGGCAGATTCCGGATCGGCACGGTGGCCGAGGTGATGACGTCGGAAACCCTCTCCGAGCTGTACCGGGCGGACATTCAGGTGGTCCAGGTGGGCAATCGCTACGTGGTGGTGGGCGAGCACTTCGACCATTCCGGACACGCCCAGGGCCATACCCATGAGTGA
- a CDS encoding LamB/YcsF family protein codes for MPSVDLNADLGEGFGVWELGDDDAMLAIVTSANLACGFHAGNPVRLARTCESAVQSGVQIGAQVGYFDLAGFGRRYIDVEPAELTADIIYQIGALEALAKAAGSAVGYVKPHGALYNTIVTDRAQARAVARAVRAVDPGLPVLGLAGSVFFEEAAELGLRTVAEAFADRAYEPDGQLVSRRRSGAVLHDPVQIAERVAMMVTTGAVTAVDGTTITVEVESVCVHGDSPGAVTIAAAVRDRLLADGIELTSFT; via the coding sequence GTGCCATCAGTAGACCTGAACGCGGACCTAGGCGAAGGCTTCGGGGTGTGGGAACTCGGCGATGACGACGCCATGCTGGCGATCGTCACCAGCGCCAACCTGGCGTGCGGTTTCCACGCCGGTAACCCGGTGCGACTGGCCCGCACCTGCGAGTCCGCCGTGCAATCGGGTGTGCAGATCGGGGCCCAGGTCGGGTACTTCGACCTCGCGGGCTTCGGCCGCCGCTACATCGATGTGGAACCCGCCGAACTGACCGCCGACATCATCTACCAGATCGGCGCGCTGGAGGCACTGGCCAAGGCCGCCGGGTCGGCGGTCGGCTACGTCAAACCCCATGGCGCGCTGTACAACACGATCGTCACCGACCGCGCACAGGCGCGTGCGGTTGCGCGCGCCGTGCGCGCCGTCGATCCGGGCCTACCGGTGCTGGGACTTGCCGGATCGGTGTTCTTCGAGGAGGCCGCCGAACTCGGCCTACGCACCGTCGCCGAGGCATTCGCCGATCGGGCCTACGAACCCGACGGACAACTCGTCTCCCGCCGCCGTTCCGGGGCTGTCCTGCACGACCCGGTCCAGATCGCCGAACGCGTCGCCATGATGGTGACCACCGGAGCGGTCACCGCGGTCGACGGCACCACGATCACGGTGGAAGTGGAATCGGTCTGCGTGCATGGTGATTCACCCGGTGCGGTCACGATCGCCGCCGCCGTGCGCGACAGACTGCTCGCCGACGGCATCGAACTGACGTCGTTCACCTGA
- a CDS encoding metal ABC transporter solute-binding protein, Zn/Mn family — MRVGTVVAVSALVLSVGLSACGSDKKSDGAGAATTPTVVASTNVWGSVAKAIAGDHAKVSSIITDPAADPHSFEASPSDAAAITDASLVVYNGGGYDHWVDDILAGHPNVASIDAYKLLAAPGEPTPANEHVFYDLATTKAVATSIGDKLAQEDPAHAADYKTNVANFNRSADAIEQIEQAIRTTHPGAAVVATEPVAHYLLVAAGLTDKTPQGFANAIEQDSDPAPVDVAAMLDLIKGRQVAAVVFNEQTITPVTKQVQEAAQSAGVPVVGVTETLPAGKDYLTWQRETADRLAGALQQHR, encoded by the coding sequence GTGCGGGTTGGAACGGTTGTCGCGGTATCGGCACTGGTGCTGTCGGTAGGGCTGAGCGCGTGCGGCAGTGACAAGAAGTCCGACGGGGCCGGCGCCGCCACCACCCCGACCGTCGTCGCCTCCACCAACGTCTGGGGCAGCGTCGCCAAGGCCATCGCCGGCGACCACGCCAAGGTGTCCTCGATCATCACCGATCCGGCAGCCGACCCCCACTCCTTCGAGGCCAGCCCCTCGGACGCGGCCGCCATCACCGACGCCAGCCTCGTGGTCTACAACGGCGGCGGCTACGACCACTGGGTCGACGACATTCTGGCCGGCCACCCGAACGTCGCCTCGATCGACGCCTACAAACTCCTCGCCGCACCCGGCGAACCCACCCCCGCCAACGAGCACGTCTTCTACGATTTGGCCACCACCAAGGCGGTGGCCACCTCGATCGGCGACAAGCTCGCCCAGGAGGACCCCGCGCACGCGGCCGACTACAAGACCAACGTCGCCAACTTCAACCGCAGCGCCGACGCGATCGAACAGATCGAGCAGGCGATCCGCACCACTCACCCGGGCGCGGCCGTGGTGGCCACCGAGCCCGTCGCACATTATCTTCTGGTCGCCGCCGGGCTCACCGACAAGACACCGCAGGGCTTCGCCAACGCGATCGAACAGGACAGCGACCCCGCACCGGTCGACGTCGCCGCCATGCTGGACCTGATCAAGGGCCGCCAGGTCGCTGCGGTGGTGTTCAACGAACAGACCATCACCCCGGTCACCAAGCAGGTCCAGGAGGCCGCCCAGAGCGCCGGTGTGCCGGTCGTCGGGGTCACCGAGACGCTGCCAGCAGGCAAGGACTACCTGACCTGGCAGCGTGAGACCGCGGACCGGTTGGCGGGCGCACTGCAGCAGCACCGATAA
- a CDS encoding TetR/AcrR family transcriptional regulator, with amino-acid sequence MTTSSATASEVACPRGREEVTDAILAAAADLFAERGPTATSIRDVAARAGVNHGLVYRHFGTKDQLVGAVLTWLGSHFSALIASSPEPAVAQAAIDRHLRVIARVSLDGFPVGELQSTFPNVARILEPMLRRHGDNRETRLAAAHSLAVSVSWCLFGDFLRAATGLKDISEADLQASILAVAGTLCAAPGRG; translated from the coding sequence ATGACTACATCGTCGGCAACGGCATCGGAGGTGGCCTGTCCGCGGGGCAGGGAAGAGGTAACGGATGCCATCCTGGCGGCGGCTGCCGATCTGTTCGCCGAGCGCGGTCCGACAGCCACCTCGATCAGGGATGTCGCGGCGCGTGCGGGCGTCAACCACGGGCTCGTTTACCGCCATTTCGGCACCAAGGATCAACTCGTCGGCGCCGTGCTCACCTGGCTCGGCTCGCATTTCAGTGCTCTGATCGCCAGTTCGCCCGAGCCCGCGGTGGCCCAGGCCGCGATCGATCGCCACCTGCGGGTCATCGCGAGGGTCTCCCTCGACGGCTTTCCGGTGGGGGAGTTGCAGTCCACCTTCCCCAACGTGGCACGGATCTTGGAACCGATGCTGCGCCGGCACGGCGACAATCGCGAGACCAGACTTGCTGCGGCACATAGCCTTGCGGTCTCTGTGAGTTGGTGTCTGTTCGGAGATTTCCTGCGAGCGGCCACCGGCCTGAAGGACATCTCCGAGGCGGACCTGCAGGCGTCGATCCTGGCGGTCGCCGGCACGCTGTGCGCTGCCCCGGGGCGGGGTTGA
- a CDS encoding LacI family DNA-binding transcriptional regulator — protein sequence MSRSPAPRRRATLASLAAELKVSRTTISNAYNRPDQLSADLRERVLATAKRLGYPGPDPVARSLRTRKAGAVGLLITEPLTYSFSDPAALNFVAGLAESCEEAGQGLLLVAAGPGRSVSDGTNAVLSAGVDGFVIYAASDDDTYLQTVLQRHLPIVVVDQPKDVPGASRVCIDDRSAMRGLADYVVGLGHHEIGLLTMRLGAQPGAGGQPAGMVTSDRLRQSHFHVQTERIAGVRDAMSAAGLDPGRLTIIESYEHLPASGAAAAELALQANPHLTALMCTTDVLAISAMDYLRAHGIYVPGQMTVTGFDGIPEALNRGLTTVSQPSLEKGKRAGRLLHNPPRDGLPVIDVLPTEMIRGRTAGPPA from the coding sequence ATGTCCAGAAGTCCCGCGCCGCGGCGCCGGGCGACGCTGGCCTCGTTGGCTGCCGAACTCAAGGTGTCGCGCACCACCATCTCCAATGCCTACAACCGGCCCGACCAGTTGTCGGCCGACCTGCGTGAGCGGGTGCTGGCCACCGCCAAGCGGCTGGGCTATCCCGGCCCAGACCCGGTGGCCCGCTCGCTGCGCACCCGCAAGGCCGGTGCGGTCGGTCTGCTCATCACCGAGCCGTTGACTTATTCCTTCAGTGATCCGGCTGCCCTCAATTTCGTTGCCGGCCTTGCTGAATCCTGCGAAGAGGCGGGCCAGGGTCTGCTGCTGGTGGCGGCGGGGCCGGGCCGCAGCGTCTCCGACGGCACCAATGCAGTGCTGTCGGCCGGAGTGGACGGGTTCGTCATCTACGCCGCCTCCGACGACGACACCTATCTGCAGACCGTGCTGCAACGTCACCTCCCGATCGTCGTCGTCGACCAGCCCAAGGATGTCCCGGGCGCCTCCCGGGTGTGTATCGACGACCGGTCGGCGATGCGTGGCCTCGCCGACTACGTGGTGGGTCTGGGTCACCACGAGATCGGGCTGCTGACGATGCGCCTGGGCGCCCAACCGGGCGCCGGCGGACAGCCCGCCGGAATGGTCACTTCGGATCGCTTGCGGCAGTCGCACTTTCACGTGCAAACCGAGCGGATCGCCGGGGTGCGGGACGCGATGAGCGCTGCGGGTCTGGACCCCGGGCGCCTCACGATCATCGAGAGCTACGAACACCTGCCGGCCTCCGGCGCCGCCGCTGCCGAACTGGCGCTGCAGGCCAACCCGCACTTGACCGCGCTGATGTGCACCACCGACGTGCTGGCGATATCGGCAATGGATTACCTTCGCGCGCATGGCATTTACGTTCCCGGACAGATGACCGTGACCGGGTTCGACGGTATCCCCGAAGCGCTGAACCGTGGTCTGACGACGGTCTCGCAGCCCAGCCTGGAGAAGGGCAAGCGGGCCGGGCGGCTGTTGCACAACCCGCCCCGTGACGGACTGCCCGTCATCGACGTGCTGCCCACCGAGATGATCCGTGGTCGCACCGCCGGACCGCCGGCTTAA
- a CDS encoding SLC13 family permease, which yields MIGALVALVVVLVFAIVRPAGWSEAVAAVPAAAIVVAIGAVSPRDALTEMNRMLPVVLFLAAVLVLASLCDDEGLFDAAGAWMARTSSGNPRRLLGQVFVVAAATTAVLSLDATVVLLTPVVLATVRTLRVPARPHLYATAHLSNTASLLLPVSNLTNLLAFSAAGLSFTTFSALMAAPWLVAVAAEYGMFRWVFRRDLAELPVAKVPESGERPVFVLVVLALTLVGFAVTSFTGLSPAWAALAGAVVLGVRSLAQRRSTIGGVIRSLNLPFCLFVLALAVVVKAVMVNGLDTAAGDLLPSGDGLVALLGIAALAAVLSNVVNNLPAVLVLLPLVSGPAAVLAVLIGVNIGPNLTYVGSLANLLWRRVLHQADEPTSVREFTWLGLLTVPLCLVLAVVALWAGLRLIGA from the coding sequence CTGATCGGCGCGCTGGTGGCACTGGTCGTTGTGCTCGTCTTCGCCATCGTGCGGCCGGCCGGCTGGTCGGAAGCGGTCGCGGCGGTCCCTGCGGCAGCCATCGTCGTCGCCATCGGCGCGGTGTCGCCGCGCGACGCACTCACCGAGATGAACCGCATGCTGCCGGTGGTGCTGTTCCTGGCCGCCGTGCTCGTACTGGCCAGCCTGTGCGACGACGAGGGCCTGTTCGACGCCGCCGGCGCATGGATGGCCAGGACCAGTTCGGGCAACCCCCGGCGCCTGCTCGGCCAGGTTTTCGTGGTCGCGGCAGCGACGACGGCAGTCCTGAGCCTGGACGCCACGGTGGTGCTGCTGACCCCGGTGGTACTGGCCACCGTGCGGACCTTGCGGGTGCCAGCCCGTCCGCACCTCTACGCCACCGCCCACCTGTCCAACACGGCGTCACTGCTGCTGCCGGTCTCCAACCTCACCAATCTGCTGGCATTCAGCGCCGCAGGGTTGTCGTTCACCACGTTCAGTGCGCTCATGGCCGCACCATGGCTGGTGGCGGTGGCCGCCGAGTACGGCATGTTCCGGTGGGTGTTCCGCCGCGACCTCGCCGAACTCCCGGTGGCCAAGGTCCCCGAGTCCGGTGAGCGACCGGTCTTCGTGCTCGTGGTGCTGGCTTTGACGCTGGTGGGCTTCGCCGTCACCTCGTTCACCGGCTTGTCGCCGGCCTGGGCGGCCCTCGCCGGTGCAGTCGTGCTGGGTGTGCGCTCACTTGCCCAGCGGCGCAGCACGATCGGTGGGGTCATCAGGTCGTTGAACCTGCCGTTCTGCTTGTTCGTGCTGGCACTGGCCGTGGTGGTCAAGGCCGTCATGGTCAACGGCCTGGACACCGCGGCCGGTGACCTGCTGCCCTCCGGCGACGGGCTGGTTGCCCTGCTCGGCATCGCCGCGCTGGCCGCGGTGCTGTCCAACGTCGTCAACAACCTGCCGGCGGTACTGGTACTGCTACCACTGGTGAGCGGCCCCGCCGCGGTGCTCGCCGTGCTGATCGGCGTCAACATCGGACCCAACCTGACCTACGTCGGCTCCCTGGCCAACCTGCTGTGGCGGCGGGTGCTACATCAGGCGGACGAGCCCACCAGCGTGCGCGAATTCACCTGGCTGGGTCTGCTGACCGTGCCACTGTGTCTCGTCCTCGCCGTGGTGGCGCTGTGGGCGGGGCTCCGGCTGATCGGGGCCTGA
- the rpsR gene encoding 30S ribosomal protein S18, translating into MAGRRPKPNAVPAKRRTNQLRALGITTVDYKDVQLLRTFISEKGKIRSRAVTGLTVQQQRMVATAIKNAREMALLPPAGSR; encoded by the coding sequence ATGGCCGGCCGGCGCCCGAAACCGAACGCTGTGCCGGCCAAGCGGCGCACCAATCAGCTTCGCGCCCTGGGCATCACGACGGTGGACTACAAAGATGTCCAGCTGTTGCGGACCTTCATCAGCGAGAAGGGCAAGATTCGCTCGCGCGCGGTGACCGGGTTGACCGTTCAGCAGCAGCGCATGGTGGCTACCGCGATCAAGAACGCCCGGGAGATGGCGCTGCTGCCGCCGGCCGGTTCGCGCTGA
- a CDS encoding metal ABC transporter permease, with protein sequence MSDELAHLLGHLFSFHITADLLSRDFVQQALIAAALLALVAGLIGPFIVMRQMSFAVHGSSELSLTGAAFALLAGFNVGIGALLGCGLAAILFGVLGQRARERDSAIGVVLAFGLGMAVLFIHLYPGRTGTSFALLTGQIVGVGYSGLTLLVGVTVAVVAVLAVSYRPLLFATADPEVAAARGVPVRALGIVFAALVGVVAAQGVQIVGALLVMSLLITPAAAAARVFSSPVAVIAASVVFAEVSAVAGIVLSLAPGVPVSVFVTTISFVIYLVCWAISRRRHDPAAA encoded by the coding sequence ATGAGTGACGAACTCGCCCACCTGCTGGGCCACCTGTTCTCGTTCCACATCACCGCGGACCTGCTCAGCCGTGACTTCGTCCAGCAGGCACTCATCGCGGCCGCCCTGCTGGCATTGGTGGCCGGGCTGATCGGGCCGTTCATCGTGATGCGGCAGATGTCGTTCGCGGTACACGGATCCAGCGAACTGTCCCTGACCGGCGCCGCCTTCGCGCTGCTGGCCGGCTTCAACGTCGGGATCGGCGCCCTGCTGGGCTGCGGCCTGGCGGCCATCCTGTTCGGGGTGCTCGGTCAGCGGGCGAGGGAACGTGACTCCGCGATCGGGGTGGTACTGGCGTTCGGCCTCGGCATGGCGGTGCTGTTCATCCACCTCTACCCGGGCCGCACCGGCACCAGCTTCGCGCTGCTGACCGGACAGATCGTCGGGGTGGGCTACTCCGGCCTCACGCTGCTGGTCGGGGTGACGGTCGCGGTGGTCGCGGTGCTGGCCGTCAGCTACCGCCCCCTGCTGTTCGCCACCGCCGACCCGGAGGTGGCGGCCGCACGCGGTGTTCCGGTCCGAGCCCTGGGTATCGTGTTCGCCGCCCTGGTCGGGGTGGTCGCCGCTCAGGGCGTGCAGATCGTCGGTGCGCTGCTGGTGATGTCGCTGCTCATCACCCCGGCGGCCGCAGCGGCCCGGGTATTCAGCTCCCCGGTGGCGGTGATCGCGGCGTCGGTGGTCTTCGCCGAGGTGTCCGCGGTCGCCGGCATCGTGTTGTCGCTGGCGCCCGGGGTTCCGGTATCGGTGTTCGTCACCACCATCTCGTTCGTGATCTACCTGGTGTGCTGGGCGATCAGCCGGCGCCGGCACGACCCCGCTGCGGCGTAG